In the genome of Suncus etruscus isolate mSunEtr1 chromosome 3, mSunEtr1.pri.cur, whole genome shotgun sequence, the window TTCTCTCGCAGACCCCGGGTGCCCAGTCATGACGCTCGTGCTGTCCACGAACCCTTTCCGTGAGACCATTGTCCCGGAGGATGCCGCGGAGGTTCCCAGCTACCCCACACTCTGGGATGCTGCAGACAGCTATGGGGATACCAGCCCCCCAGGGCCAGCACTGGCCCCTCAGGAGGGAGAACGAGGGGCCAGCTCCCCACTGACAGGTACTGTCTTGAAGCCTGACCGTCCCCATCTCTGGTTGTGGGCAGGGCCATATCCTCAGCTGGATGCAGAACTGGGGCTCAACCAAGCAGGAGGACAGGCACCTGGCTGGAAGACTGAGTCCCATCTCCCAACTTGGGGCTCCTGTGCTCCCCCAGCCCTGGCCAATCTGATGGTACGATCTTTTTACCCTTCCCAACCAGGACACAGAAAAGGGGGCATTGGAATGGGCAGATGAGAGAAAGGAGCATCTTCCAGCATCCTAGCTCCTCCACTCTTGGCTTTTCATGAAATCTCAAAACTGAAGGAGGCCCAAAGTGGGTCTTGGTGTCAGAACCTGCATGTCTGAAGCCCCGCATTAAATCTGAGACattctgggcttgatccctgaccacagatcccagagtggtccccaagcactgctgactATGGTCCCCCAGGATTAAGAGTTGGAAATTGACTCTTTAGACTTTTCATTTGAAGTGTGAAATGGGGACTGAGCAATAGCAGCagcaggagggtgcttgccttgcacacagccaccccaggattgatccctgcatcccatatggtccttcaagttcactaggaatgattcctgagtgtagagtcaggaagtaatccatgaacactgccagatatgaccctaaaacaaacaaaaaaacatgtgaaATACTTTTCATTTCAGAGCCGGAGCTCCTGGCTCTTGTCAATGCCCCGTGGGGTAGAGATTGCATCGTCCTCAGTTCATCGCCATCTTGGTGACCTTCAGAACTGTCTGATGCTGAATCAGTTATGGCTGACTGGTGTGTGTTCGGTGTTGGTGGAGTAATTTATCTAAATGCCGGAGAACAGGTGGCCATCCTGTCTCGAGAGACCCTGATCTCTCCTGCGTGCAGAATGAAGGCCCCAATCTCCTAGCATGCTGCAGGGTGTCCTTTCCCATGTCAGGGGTTCATTCGGGGTGACAATGCTCTGTGAGCTCCAGTTCTCAAATGAAGGTGTATGTTCCATTGCAGCCAGGCACCGTTGTTCTGGGGAAGCCGTGGTGAGAGCACTGTGATTGGATACCTCAGGCATGCTATGTCACTTGCTATCTCTCACCCACTCTGCAGGACCTCCTTTACGAGGGGTTGAGCCCCCGCTGACGGCACCCAGGGTCTCATGCTTTAAGAGGAAGTGCACAGAAGAGGAGGACGTTCATCGCTGTAGCCATCAAGTATGTTTTCCTTGTTGGATGAGTTGCAAAAACTCCTGGGCACTTTCGCTCTGTGTCCCCAGAAATCTGCCCTTTCAGCCCAGCTAAGAGAATGAGCCACTTCTCTCTGGCCTGGATTTATTCGTGTTGCTTTTGGGGTTCCAGGTCATTTCTCAGGCATCACTAAGGTTGGGCCAGAGCGTCTGGACCCAGGATCACAGGAACATTCTCAGCGGGGCATGTCCTGTGTCTGTTGATTGCATCATTTCTAGGAAGGCTCCCATTTGGGGTGATTGAGCCTTCTTGGACCAACTCTCTAGGTCCAGAAGGTACCCCTACACCTTGTTGGGCTGTAGACTTCAAGCCAGGGGCTCTGAGGGTTGTGGGCCATGGGCTGTAGGTTGTGGGCCATGATTGTTGTCTGTGGTCTATGGGCTGTGGCTGTGGACTCTGGGTTGTGGGTTGTGGGCTGTGGGACATGGGTTCCCACAGGGCACATCCCATGCTGGCTGTCTTGCTTGCAGCCCATCTCCGTGCTTGAGGAGCGAGCCCACATCCTGTACATGTCCCTGGAGAAGCTCAAGTCCATGGATGACCCCGAAGTGTACCTGCGGAGGGCTGTACTCATCAACAACCTGATGAAGAGAGTCCACGGGGACATCCTGCGGCAGAGTGCCTGGTGCTTCCCCACCTGCACCCTGGGCAGCACCTCCGCCCAGGACTGGCTATTGGCCCAGGACTGTCACCATCAGAAACGCGTGCGGGTGGCCAAGGAGGAGTGGGAGAAGGTCCACGCCTGCTGTTTGTACCAGGAATGTGGCGGACACTGCCTGAGTGTGCCCCTGTGCATCAGCACTCCTGTCACCAGtgcctcctccgcctcctcctcctccacctcctcctcttcctcctgtccTTCCTTGCCCACCCCTTCCCCACCTCTGCCTTTCTCAAGCTGCTCTGCACAGGCAGATTTGGATATGGGGCCGGTACCACTCTTCAAAGACAGCGCGCAGATGCCCACAGGCGGAGTCTTTGCTGTTGGTCCCCGGTCTCTTGGGGTTCCGGAAAAGACTAAGTTCATTAACACCAGCAGTGAGGGCAGCCAGGATGGGGGCACTCCTAATCCTGAGGCCTCGCAGAGTGACCTGGAGATTGAATGCCCAGGGTTGTCCTATGGCTCCTTCGAGCCAGGCAGCAGCGACAGAAGGCCGGTGGTCAGTGAGTGCTGGCGACGGCCAATGGTCCGGAGGGAGGCAGTGTCCTTTGCTGACCGGCCGTGCTGGAGCAGTGGGATGTGAGGTGCAGCAATGTCCCTGGAACAGGCAGCACAAGGCACAGCCCCTTAGCACTCACCGATTTGATGGTGATGGATCTTGCAGTTTTGTATGATGGGTACAGATGTGTGGCTGCTGGATGTCTGTACCTCAGTGGGTCTGCACCGGCTGCTTCCACTGGCAGGCACCTTAAACCACAGCTTTCCTCTGGAGAGCAGTCTATTCAGTTGCCCTGGGCAAAAGGTGCTGTTTCGAAATTTCCAGGCCCTCTGTGGAGGCAGCCATAGCCCAGAATCCCCAATGAGACTGCTGATTCCGGATGACAAGAGGTGGATATTGCCTGTATGGGGTCTGCTTCTGGACCAGGCTGGCTGATCCAGCCCTTCTGAATCAGAGACAGGCACAGGGCATGGAGCCCTCTTTAAAACAGGATGGATGGACACGGGGCGACCTTCGGtgccttattttatcttaatttttgccCACGTGAAAGTTAAGGATGAGTCAGTGACAGCAGGGATTTCGCAGGCAGGAAACAAGCCCGTCCCATGGGTGCAGCACTAATGGGAACTGCGCCCTTCACTCTGGGTTCACTTTGGATTTGCCATctctgttcttccttttttttttcggtGCCCAATTGCTTTCGGATGTGGCATGTTTGCCAGGGGTAGAGGAGAGGAGGGTGTGGGGGTGTGACTGCCGGGCCACCTGGGGTTGGGGCCGGTGgtcttgtttcatttgttttcttgttcatGACCCAGTGGCATGCGCTCTATCTACATTGATCTGTTTTGCATTATTTCTCTCGTTTAGGTGATAAAAGcatgaggttttgttttgtttttaattgatgACTTACACTGTTGATTGCGCACAATGTCAGCATATCGGCACATGGTGTGGGACCAGAGACTACAGAATGTTTTCAGTGGGGGGAATGATATTTTGGAAAAACGAGGccccctctccttcctctgtAGTAGCTGCCCTGTCTGGGGTCTGTCTGTATCTTTTAGAATCATTTCTTGAGCATTTGTGTTTGCAAGAGGTCTCAGAGCATCCTTCTCTGGTCATGCCGACCTGTCCTGAGATGGAGGCCAGGTTTGAGCTTAAGAACTGCCTTGGGCCTCCATACTCCAGGCTTCCCAGAACCCAAATGCTAAACGAAGGGGGCAAGATGGGACTCCCAGTTTCTCTGAGATAAAGCTTTTTAAATTGTTGCCATTACTCTGAACCCAGGGCCTCTCTCCTACAGTGTATTGAGGAGCAGCTTTGGGGGGGACCCAGTACCCACAAGGACCACGTTTTTTAATGCGTTCTTGTGTTCTGGCTAAATAGTTTAGcgatgtttttgttctttattttcaacCTTTGATAAACATTTGATGTTGAAACCTTAGCTGATAGATGCTTGTATAAAGGATGTGTTGTAATAAAGTGAAGTTTTCTtggtatatatttattaaaatgctcAAAATTCCTTACGTTGTTCTCACATTCATGGTTATCATTTGGGCTcgccttcccctttcctttcctttttcttttttagttttgatttggttttggctttggttcacacccggcatcactcaggggttaatcctggcggtgtgctcagaaattgctcctggtaggctctgggaaccatatgagatgccaggatttgaaccaccattcgtcctgggttagcttcatgcaaggcaaaatgccctactgctgtgctatctctctgccccaccccttcccttttctttttagaaaaaaatacttttgtttgttttggagccatgcccaaaggtactcaggacttattcctggctctgctctcagggatcattcctgatgggctcagggaccctctgggatgctgaggattgaacccttgtccgcttgcaaggcaagtgtccttactactgtgctgtcacttcaaCCTGTGTTCAGGCTTCAAGGACAAACTAGGATGATTCTTGCAGTGACCATCTGAGTTGTGTTTCTTGGGCTTAGTGGTGTTGCCAGAGGCAATTTAGGGGGTTGGGCACAAAGAGCCCTAGGCAGTGGCTCCTTCTTAGTGAGTGAATCTGAGATAGACTCTCTCAAGAGGGACTGTGTCAGCTCAGAGCCAAAAACGAACCAAAGGTGAGATTGGTCGCTGGTTGAAGATACTgaaaggtttgtttgtttattttggcatgtgactgacccaggacagaccatagcttgatcccccggtgtcccgtatggtcccctaagccaggagccatttctgagtgaagtaacccctgattttcactgggtgtggcctcccccacaaaaaaaaaatatcctgaaaATTTGTGTTTTTACAAAGTTGCAGAGAAAAGAGCTGTGGAGTCTCTGCAGGTCCTCCAGGCAGGAGGCTCCACAGCCCGCTGAGAGCTCAGCCCATGCAGGCCCACATTTGGCTCTCACAGACGAACACTTCTGGTCATGGCTGGTTGCTGTCTCGCCTGTCACATACAAGCATGTTGTggtccagggatcaaacatggcaGGAAGGAGCTCTGCAGCCTGGGAGCCCTCACCAGCACGCAACACTGGCTTTGGGGGGACAGAGCTGGAGGTTTCCACAGCACTCACCAAGCTGAGGCTTGGCTTCTGTGAAACCTTCTAGAGCATGTCCTTGAGATTTTAGCATCCCTCGTGGGGCTGGGGGCTAGGAAGTACCAAGGGCTCATGCCTGGCCAGTCCTTGACCCACTTCTATCCCAAGCAGTCCCCAAGCACTCccaggtgcagccctggaggctcCCAGCCCCAGAGGCAAGGGCAGGCGGTGAGTTCTCACTTTTAATGACCTGCTGGGCTGAGCCCACTCTTGGAAAGAGCTGGTTCCTCCCATACTGGTGGTATTATGTGTTGGAGCAGCCTGTCCACTGTCCATGTGGATGGGTGAGGTGAAGTAACTGCTTATGAATATCTTGTCTCTGACCATGGGGCTCCCCAGCTGGGGGCACACTGACCGGGAGCTGCCTGGCTGAATGGGGGGATGCACTGACTGCAGGGATGCCCTGCCAGGAAGACCGCACTGTGATCTGCTCATGAAGATGAGGTTTTACTTTATTTGCCCCTGGGCAGGCATCCAGCCCATAAGGATTGTCGACTGAAAATTCTGGGCTGGTCCAGTCTGTCCCCACTGCAGACTCTGGCTGAGACCCTTTAGAGGGTGTGAGTATGAGAAGTATGTGGGCATCCATCTGGATCTGGGCTGCTCCACAGCACAGAAAAGCACTGTGTGGAAATCCTGGGGTCCCTCCATGTCCTTGACCCCACCCAGGGCATATGGAGACCGTGGGCTCACAACTCCTGGGTGAGGATGCTCTGGGGGAGCCTGAATTCCCTCTCAGACAACATGAGGCTGGAATTAGCAAAGAGCAGCAGAGTAGTGGGGTCTTCGGGAGGTGCTGTGGGTATGTGAGATCACTGCAGGCTCCTGCCTCACCTCAGCCCAGAATTCCAGCTTTATATGCCCCTTCTGTTTCTGGGTAGGCATGAGATGTTCTGGAGGGAACCCTGGTCACAGAAGGTCACCAAGGGGCATACCTCTGGTTGACCCCCTTCCAATGTCATCTTCTTAAACCCAAAAGCCACTTTTCCTGCACTGCCAGGTCTTGGGGGATTTGGGGAGGGGAGATTGTGGCAGGCTGGGGTTTAGCGCCCTGCCCAGTCCCCATTCCCCTCCTGTGTGGAGGAAGGGATTGGACCCTGCCCCCATCATAGGGCagggcaggcttgggagggttCCCCTGGAGCACCCAAGCAGGGACTCCACAGGGGACCTGAAATAGGAGGGGTGCCCCAGCCAGCCTCAGGGAATGTGGCCCCATTATTGTCATTCTGAGTTCCCAAAGCCTGGGGTCCCACCAACTGTGTTCGCTCTCTACAAATGGTTTcttaataatcattttaattagcAAAAAGCCTGTCTTATTAGAGCTAATTAAAGGCAATTTGGGAGCCTTATTTTCATACAATCATAAAATTAGAGAAACAAGAGACTGGAGAATGGGGGCCATTAGGTCTTTCTGAGCAGGGTTGAGGACCCCAATGAGTCTCATGCAGAGCCCCTAGGGAGGGGCCACCTGGCCAGGTCTTGCAGGGCACTGGACCCACTGTGCCATTCTTGGCCCATTCACCATTTGCATCTGTTCTCAGctcctgttttggggccactcctcgccagtgctcagaagttagttactcctggctctgtgctcagaaatcactcctgctgacctggaggaccacatgggatgccaggaatagaactgaggatcgaaccagcaatcaaaccagggttcgaacccagttggctacatacaagacaaatgccctccgcACTGGCCGCGCTAATGTTCTGGGGTCACTCCCCATTACCTTACCTGGGACCTGCGACCCAGCCCCTGTCTCCTCTCCTTGCCAGGACCCTGCCCAGCTACTGCCCGAATGCCTCTAGCCATGCCCCTGTATCTCTACCTGCTCCATACCTCTGCCCCCTCAGAGTCCATTCTGTCCCCTAGACTGACTAAGCTCTGTGGCACGTGTGACTTCCCCTCCCACAGTTTCCCACAAGGATGACTGAGCTTAAGAGAAAGACATCAAtggggtgggggccggagagacagatAAGGACGCAGATGGGGTTGGGGTGCAGTGAACAGAGGAGAGTAGTGAGTTTGAGGGTCCATGTCAGGAAGGAGCCCTGGGAGCCCTGCTGTATTTGCAGCCATCATGCTGCAGTAGATACATCCTTTCTGTCTACCCTGAGGACACAGAGCACGGGAGTGCAGCGCTCACTGAGCAGTGTGCTTCGTCCTTCTGGAAACTTCTGTGGGGCTATCTCCTGTGCACTGGGGCCCAGGCCTTGTGTCTGGTGCGTGCTCACCTCAGTGTCTTGCCCAGGGCCACCATCAATCGCCCTTGAGAGGCTGTGTGTCCCAAGTGCAGAGAAACTCTGTGTGCAGTTCTAGGGGGCTGTTCTGGTCATGGTGTCTGTCCTGCAGCTGACGggttccctgccccccccccacccccccccccgcctttccTGTCTGGGGGCCTGCGGGTGGCCATGGAGCTCCGGCTGCCGTCAGCGGCTTCTTGCTCAGCCAGCCCCACCCCACTCGCTGGTGCTAACCAGCTCCAGACCCAGGCCCTGCTCCATGCGGTGACCTGTTTAATTCAAACAGCAGCATCCAAACACACCAGGCCGGCGGCCCTGGCTAGCCCCAGAGACAGAAGCTGGCCAACCCCAGGCTGGGATggggcccaccctcctcccctcccctcccctcccattttCCAGCATCTGTGTCCAGAGAGAAGCAAAGCCATGTTTGCACTGGCCTCCCTCCAGCTGTCCCCCCCAAACATCTTGTCGACAGAGCCAGTTACATAAACTTTCCACCTCTTTCCAGAAATGCCCTGAACAATGGCGGTACTGTGAAGGGGGAGAGGGAGCtgggaccacaccctggggtgcgGGCGTCCTCCTCAGCTCCAACCAGGGGCACGTTCTTTGAAGGCATCAGAGCAGAAGCACAGAGGCTTCAGGACAGACCTTTCCTGTTGTGCTGGGACTGGCCCAGTGGCCTGGAGCACTGTGAGCAGAGGGACAATCTGATGGCTTGTCTCCTAGCTATGGCCATGGCTGACCAGTCAGTGGGCACGGTGTGcatatctgtgtgtatatatctgtgtgtaaatatatatgtgagtGCATGTGGGTATGTGCATGTGTTATCTATGTGTGAGTATGTGTaaatgtgtatgtttgtgtgtgtgtgtgtgtgtgtgtgtgtgtgtattttctggCATGAATCTGGAGGCACGCCCTAAAGAGCTTGTTGCCTTTTCCTCTAAATGGAAACAGTCAAACTTGTTAATTCAGCCCAGTCAGTGTCCAGAGCGAGGCAAGCCAGCCTGACCAGAATCCATTCCCCTTTCAGCCTTACTTTCTCAGGCCCAACCAGTTATGGAATGGAACTTCTAGGTGGCCAGGGCTGACCCTGCTTCGTGCACGGATAAAGGTGTTTGTTCCAGTTTTGAGCAGCTAATTGATCTGAAGGTTGGGAGGAAATGTGGCTCCTCTCCACAACCAGTGAGCACCAATCTGGAGTACATCCCCCTTACTCATATACAACCTTTAAAGTGGCAGCAGTTTGCTTCCTGATGCCATCATGGCTCACAGTAATGTTCAGAATATTGTGCAACAGAGGGTGAAGGGATGAaaggagcacagtgggtagatgGATACAAGAATAGTCAGGTGGAAGGAGGTTGTCTGGATAGAAAGCCGGTGAGTGGATAGAAGAATGAATGGATGAGGGGTGTGAGTGGATACATAGATGAAGGAAAGTGGGTAGGGGAGATGGGTAGATAGATGAGTGAATGGGTGTGTGAATAGAAgtatgaaaatatgaatataagacTGAATGAACAGagaatgaatggatagatggttGGTTGTTAGATGTATGGTTGATGATGGATAAGGAAATGACTGGACAGAAGGGAGAAAAAGTgaataacagatgagtgggtaaatgGGCCAGTGGATGGATGAATTAATGCACAGGTGAATGAACGGGCAGGTGGTTGATGAATGGATGCACAATTGAATGAATGAGAGGATGGGTGATGAGTGgatccacagttgaataaagaaatgGGTAGATGGATATGACTGGATGCAcagttgaatgaatgaatgaatgaatgggtggatagatgaatgaatggatgcaCAGCTGAATAAATTGAAAGGACAGATGAAGGATGATGGACCCAGGGAGAGCAAGTAGTGGCTGGGTGATGGGCAGATGCCTGCCCTGGTGGATTAGTGGGACAGGAGAGCTTTGGGAGAGGGTGTGCAGGGTCTCCTCCAGGGCCCCTCTGATGGATGGAGAAAGCATCTAGTGCTGTATAATCTGTGTGGAAACAAGAGCACATGCCTGGGGGCATGACAGGAACTTGCCCAGTGTGTGGCAGGCGATGGTGAAAGCAGTGGTTGCTAGGGATATGGCCATAACAGGGGGACCCTGGAGCTCAGGAGGGATGAAAGGTAGGAGATGGACACCCCAGAAGTTGGCTCTTTGGGTGGGTATAATTGGAAAAGTCCAAGCACTGACCTGTTTGGGAGGTTCTCTGTCTGCAGAGAGCAGGAGCCTCTGCTGCTGCAGGTGGTACCCACCCCTGGGTCTCAGGTGGTTGTCCCTGTTTTGCCTGCCTCAAGGCAGACACCACACCTCACCATCTGCCTCCACTAATGGTCCTGCACCAAACTCTGTGCCTGCCCAGTACCCACGTGCTCCATTCAATTGCTCATTCAGGATACCCTTCCTTCCCGACGGGGACAGCCTGGCCAGGGCTGTGATCATGCTGCCAGAAGCATAGTCTCAGTCACCAGCTTGTCCATCTTCCTCTCACTCGGTCCATGGCACCCTCCTCGGCCTTATGACTTGAAGGAGGCAGAAATATATATAGTGTGTAGGATATGTGTGACATGCACGATGTGTATGACACATGTGATTGTGATGTGCATTAAATATAAcaaggagggcctggagagatagcacagcggtgtttgccttgcaagcagctgatccaggaccaaaggtggtgggttcgaatcccggtgtcccatatggtcccctgtgcctgccaggagctgtttctgagcagacagccaggagtgacccctgagcatcgctgggtgtggcccaaaaaccaaaaaaaaaaaatatatatatatatatatataacaaggaTGTGTGTGACATGTGTGATGTGTACAACACATGTGATTGTGATGGGTATAATGGGTGACATGAAGGTCATGTATGGCATGCATGTGTAAGATACGCATGTGCAACACATATGAAACATGTGTTGTGGTGCATGTAATATGTGACATAAGCGATATATCCACATGTGTGATGTGAAGGATGTGTGGGATATGTCTGATTTGACATGTGATCAGTGTGACACATAAGGTGAAGGATGTGGTGAGACATATATGGTGTGTGACATGTGATGGGTGTGACATATAAGGTGATATATGGAGTGATATGTGTTGACATATGATGAGTGTGATGTATGTGGTATGTGTGTATAAGGAGTCAGTGATATGTGGGATGTACAATTTGAAGGATGTGGTGAAATGAGGGGCACTGCGGGAGGGTGACGGTTAGGATGTGGGTCTGGGTCAGGGTTATTGTTAtggttaggattagggttaggatccaggatgaacctcaattcaatccctggttcaatccctggcattccatttggtcccccaagccaggagcaatttctgaaggcatagccaggagtcacccctgggcatcactgggtgtggcccaaaaaacaaaaaacaaaacaaaacaaaaaggattagGATTAGGGAGAGATTAGCCAGAGAGGAttagccagggagatagctcggGGTAGGTTTGCTGCTTTGCTTGCAGCtggacccgggagggacccggttcgattcccagcatcccatatggtcccgcggaCTAcaggggtcaatttctgagtgcggagccaggactaacccctgagcaccatggggtgtggccccaaaaccaatcaatcaatcaatcaattaattaataaattaaaaaaaagattagagggccagagagatagcatggaggcaaggcagtggttcgaatcctggcaacccatatggtcccccgagcctgccaggagcgatttctgagcattgagccaggagtaacccctgaaggctgccgggtatgactaccccccccccaaaaaaaaaggattagaATTAGGTTTAGGGTTGGGTTTGTGTTAGAGTTAGAATTTTGGTTAACTTTAGGTGGCCCCTGTCTCATAGTAaatgatgaatggatggatggatggaagaatgaATGGATGCATAGTTGAATGAATGGAAGGGCAAATGGTAGATGAGGGACCCATGGAGAGTTAGTAGTGGCTGGGTGATGGGTGGATGCCTGCCTTGGTGGACTAGTGGGACTGGAGAGCAGATGGAGAGGGTGTGCAGGGTCTCGTCGAGGTCCCCTCTGATGAATGGAGGAAGCAGTGAAACTGGGGATGGGAAGGTCCCCTTGCA includes:
- the SERTAD4 gene encoding SERTA domain-containing protein 4, translating into MTLVLSTNPFRETIVPEDAAEVPSYPTLWDAADSYGDTSPPGPALAPQEGERGASSPLTGPPLRGVEPPLTAPRVSCFKRKCTEEEDVHRCSHQPISVLEERAHILYMSLEKLKSMDDPEVYLRRAVLINNLMKRVHGDILRQSAWCFPTCTLGSTSAQDWLLAQDCHHQKRVRVAKEEWEKVHACCLYQECGGHCLSVPLCISTPVTSASSASSSSTSSSSSCPSLPTPSPPLPFSSCSAQADLDMGPVPLFKDSAQMPTGGVFAVGPRSLGVPEKTKFINTSSEGSQDGGTPNPEASQSDLEIECPGLSYGSFEPGSSDRRPVVSECWRRPMVRREAVSFADRPCWSSGM